Part of the Metarhizium brunneum chromosome 6, complete sequence genome is shown below.
AAAGTCCCACCCGTCGACCGAGGTGTTGCCAAAGGGGCGCGGGACGGCAGCgttggagccgccgccgggctTGCCGTACGCGTCCCAGAGGTTCTGGCCGATGGCTTCGGCTTCCTGCTGCGAGGTGAGCGAGTAGGCGCCCGAGGCGCCGCCCAGGGAGAGCAGCACCTTGACGCCGTTGGCTCGGCAGGTGtcgatggccttggcgaGGGCGTCGCAGTTTTGGCCCTCGCCCGAGGGGGCGATGTAGCACGACTGGCCGATGGTCCCGGAGGGGATCGTGTGCCCGTTGCCGTACTGGTAGAGGaaggcgaggacgacgatgtcgATGCCGGCCGAGGGGGTGCAGTACGCTGCGAGGTCGTTGttctcgacgacgccgccgccgttttGGCCCCAGTAGACGACGTTCTGGGCGCCTGGGGCGCGAGGTGCGCGCGGTGCGAGCGGTGCCGCAAGACTGGTGCTGGCCAGCAGCGCAAGGCTTGCGAGGGTGCTGAAGGAGGGCATcgtgatggtggtgttggtcaAGATCAACTTGTGGATGTAGAAGAGGAGCTATGTAACGCTTGGTAATATGTACAATGAAGGGAATTTAGAAGTTGGTAAAGGAAGGGACGAGACCCATCAAGGATCTCTGGTTGTGTGTTTTGCGCGAAAACAAGTCGAAGGGCTTGCACATCTCCAACTCGGGATGAGGCGGCCTGCCCAATTTATATGTACGGGTGTCTCTTGACCTGGTCTCTGGAAGCGCCTGGTTCAAGACTCAGGGGTCATGAGCCCTTCCAGATCCTCCGCATGATGCCTCGAGTAAGAGTGTTACAGGTCAACGCTGTGCTCATATCCAAAGGCCTGTCGAATCGGCCCTTGTCCGGTTGGCCCCCTACAGCGTCCCGTCGAGGCGGGCATCATGACGAAACAAGGAGGATCGCGTTTCCCCCAAGGCCAGTTGTGGCGGCCGTCGCCCCCCAACGTCGTTTCTTTTTTGTCGTATGATGCCGGGGGGGAATCCTTGCGAATAGATCGAGTCCGGGATAGCTCAAAGGGCTCGATACTATCAGTTCCTGCTGGCATTATTTGCGGCTTCTGGTGTATTTGGGTCATTCTTACGGCCTTGCTCCTGCAGCAAATAGCCATGTTCCTCCACATTATCTGAGCTTGGTTCGCAACTGGCATTGATGCCTGATTAGGCAAAAGGCTAGCTGCTTCAGTATATtggccagcggcagcagTCGCCCTTTGGGCAGCCATCCTCGCGGCCCTTGAGACTGGCCCGTCGTCTTCCATATTCGCAGCTCAGCCATGGCTATTGGCGAGGACCGAAGCCTTTTCTCGCGTCAGGAGAACAAATGCGCCCCCATCTCTCATCGTGCAGATGACAgtctcgagctcgagcagtAGGACATCGTCGCAGCTCAGCAGGCGCCAGAAATCACAGGAAGCACTCGCGTAGGAATCAAACTCCGCCCATTCAAAGCCTCGCCTTGGCGTTGTGATGCGGAGAGGTGAACGGCAGGAAACCGCCGGCAACGTTCCCGGCCAGGGTCAAATCCATGACACCCAGTCCTGCATCCTGCACGCCCCGTTGACTGTGCCGGTTTCCGGCCACCACGACCAGGGGCAGGTCCTGCATGTTTGGATGCAGCACCTTCTTGGGCGCTCGAACGAGGTCCAAGTCTTTCAACACTGTGCTCCCATTGCATGTCTGGCGGCGCTTGCTGAGACGCTGTCGGTCATGGTGCCTGGGTCCCGTGGGACAATATGCCGTGCACCCGGCCCCCAGCCACGTCAGAGCTGTCAAAaggctgcacatgtgtgCTCACGGGGTAGCCACTTCAACAGAGATTTACGGATGTAAAGTTGACGAGGGCCGCCGTTGCCTCGTCCGACTCGCTGGGTGGTTGTAGTGGCCCCTGATGGCACCTCGTGCCGAGATGCAGGTTCTGAAACACGGCCTTGTTCCTTGCAAGATCTGCGGCCTGTATCGTGCCGGCCGACATTGGATGAACGCTGTCAATTCAGTCGTCTGGGATGATCTGGGTTCGCCCAGAGCAACAAGGCATGTGCGAAAATGTATCCCGCGAGGGCATGTACGGTAAGAGGCGGAATATAGTTCGCCAGACcggtacctggctatcggGTATGCTATCAATACTatactaccagacatgtatTGATGGTATCAATAGTACTGTATACTTGGCGGCGGGTAGATATTCCGCCAGACTGTTACATCCGCGCTTGGGAACGCAGCATCGGACGGCCTTGTATAACCAAACACTGGCCATGTTCCCTGTTCACGACTCTTGCATGGGGACTCGATGCGGCGTTGATCTAGCATGTTGCCGTGCGGTCTCGGTTACATTGGGATTGCCGACGGGCCGGCATGTAACCAAGACGACGGCGTGCACGATTACGTCCACGGTACGTTAGATTACATTcagttgtactccgtactgcacTTGGCGTGGGTTGAGTTGCACAGGCTCGCGCGGGTGGTATTCGATACAAGGTCggcaaacattgaatatCGGCCAGCTAGAGTTGCTCCTCCCAGCACAGCACTGAGGACACCGTTATAACGTTGCGAATGATGCTCTGCTTCCACTTTTCTCTGTTCAGACAATGGGCTTTGCATGACTTGTCAATGCCTACAAATGTAGCTGTCTGTGTTTTGCACCTGCTCGCCGCCACGGTAATAAACTCTCACGACTCAGTCACCATAGACTTGTCACTCTTAATCAATGTCACAAACTCATAGTCGGGCCTCATCCACTGCTTTCATTCCAAATCTGCCAGATACATGAACCGAATAATGTAGGGTAGTCGAGCCTCGTTTGCCAGTCTAGTCGCACCCACaatcatcatgtccatcgaGAACCAGTCTACTCCCACTTGGCCTTGTTCTCCTCCACAAACGCCTTCCACGTAGTCGGCTTATCCCGCCCCAAGAGCTCCAAGCTGTCCTTCAGATCCGCGCCAGCATAGTACCCCGGCGCCTGCAGCAGGAGCATATTCTCCAGCAACTCCTGCGCCGCGGCCGGCGGGAAGGCCGCCTTGAACGCCTCGTGCGGCACCTCGCGGAACGCAACCTTTTTGCCCGTGACGGCCTCAAACTCAGACACGATACGCGACGGGGTGTAGTAATCCGTAGCGGCGCGAATCACCCTTCCGTCGGCGGTGCTCCTCAGCGCGGCCTTGACAAAGATGCCTATTACACGGATCAGACACAATTtttactcttttttttcaaggCACACCGTCTACTCACCCGTGTCGGCGGCCGCGTCAAACAGCGGAATCTGCGCCTGGTCGGCCTTGACGCCCTCGGGCATGGCCCAGGCCAGGCTGCCGTCGTCCTGCTTCCGGATGAAGCCGAAGAAGCCGCTCATAAAGAGGCCCGGCTGGACAAAGGTCGACTGCAGGCCGCTGCCGCGGATGTACTGCTcgatcttggccttgccgtcaAAGTGGGTGACGTGGGCGAGGCGGCCGTTGCTGGCGTCGGTGACGTTGATGAGGGACGAGAAGATGAGGTGCTTGACGCCGGCGGCCTTGGAGGCGTCGGTGACGGCCTTGCCCTGCGCGATTTCGATCTTGTCCGACATGCTCTCCCAGAAGTTGGTCACCATGAAGACGGAGTGGGCGCCTTGCAcggcgggcgcggcggcctcggGGGACGACATGTCGGCCTGGGGAGCGGGTTAGCTGCCCGTGGGCATGGGGACTTGTGTTTCTTGAGGCGTACCTTGACCATTTCGACGCCCTTGGCCGTCAGGGCCTGCGCGGCCGGCTTGCTGACGTCGCGCGTGACGCCGCGGAGTTTGTATTCCTTGGAGAGGACGGGGTCTGCGAGGACGGCTCTGATGACGGAGCCGCCCTGGTTGCCGGTGGCGCCGAAGACAGTGAAGATTTTGGACATTTTGAATGAGTTTTGTTTTGTTGGAGATGAAAGTCTCGATGGGTTTGAGAGCTACTATGAGAGTGTTGTCGTCTGAATTGTTACAAGGTCGGTTAAGATGAGGGGTCAATGGTTGTACTGCGTGGGAAGGTATACGAGTTATGTcggccgtctttgcccatattttatacttttccTCAAGACGACTCCGCATGCAGAATCCCCAATCTGTAAGGCGTTGTGCAGACACGCACGTCTCGATGCCTGGTCGGAAGGCAACTCCTCCGCGAGATTCTGCCGCCTGCGACGAcccgacggcgtcgaggttggATTTGATTACACACGAATTAATCAGCCTCTGTTCCCACTGACGATGCCCGTTGACAAGCTTGGCGAGTTTGTTCCAGATCGAATTGTGGATCCTCGCTGCTCGCGCTTTATGCACGCTGCTGGCTGATGTAGCATTGATCGACTAGTTTCACGGCGGCAGAACCACATATTTTGTTCAGCCACTCGGTCTTCGGATCTCTGACGATAGCGAACAGCCAGTTGCGCGCAAGTTGGAGCCGCAAAGCAAGGAGAGTAGAGTTGGACCACGGGATGGACTGAGCTGCGAGAGTTTGTCGGCAGTCAAACGAAAGCGCATTTGTCAGATCCTGGAGTTACAGTGAGGTGCGTTGTCAGCCGGTGCCCGGATAAGATGACGTCTCGACGATACTAGTCATGTAACTCATGTTGTCGACTACAAAGTGTAATGGCATGCGAGCAAACAAAACGCAGGCCAGGGTCCGCACCAGCCTCCACACGTAGACAATAAGAGCATGCAAGACGTGGACGTATTCATCATCATTACTATCAAGAGGAGCTTGCTTGCTCAAAAGACGGATTTCCGAGACcacttggacttggcgcGCACGCGGCGGCCGTACCGGTAAAACACAAAGGGCACGGGGATCAGCAGGGCCGCGAACCCGGCGGTGATGCTGGACCCCGGGCCGACGCCGAGGTTGTGGTACAGCgggccgacgacgagcgggAAGGCGCCGGCAAAGCACGAGCGCAGAAAGGTGTTTGCGgcgacggccgaggcggcgtgGGCCTGGAACGTGTCGACGAGGTAGTTGAGCGCGGCCTGGAAGATGGtgaagaagccggcgccgagcatggcgaggccgaggcaggGCGCGATCCAGGGGACGGACGGGCGCGCGGTCCAGCCGAGCAGGAACTGGCCGGCGCTGAAGAGCAGCGAGCCcagcatcatgggcggcaggCGCTTCTCGGGCACGGCGcggtcgccggcggcgtggtAGGCGCGGTTGTACAGCGTCTGGTTGTACACGTTGAGGCCGCAGCCGagcgcggcgccggcgaggatgcTTAGGAACGGCAGCGTCGCCACGAGCGGCCGCCACCCGCGCAGCTCGCCGAAGACGATGGGGATGGCCCCCAGCTGCATGTACAGGATGCCGTAGCAGAAGCTGGCGTAGAGCGCCATCAGGAAGCAGATGGGCGTGCAGAGGAGCTGCAGCGGCCGCAGGAGGAACTTGCGCGCCAGctcgcccacgcccacgtcCCATTCCTCGAACTGCGCGTGCAGCGCCCAGTTGCCCGTGTcgtgccgcagccgccgcgcCTTGTAGACGAGCAGCTTGGGCGGGTAGCTCTcgtcgatgaagacgagCGCCGCGCCGAGCACCACCACCTGGAGGATGCCCGTGAGGTACTCGGTCCAGCGCCAGCCGAGGGACGgctgctcgacgacggcggccgagacgATGGGTCCTGCGGGGGTCAGCATGTCGAGTACCTTTATATAGAGTCTGGTCTTCAATGATGCCTCACATACCCAGCACCGGACCgcccacgacggccatggcataGCCCGCCATGGCGATCCCCCTCCACGCCGGCGTGTACAGGTCCCCCAGCACGCCGCCCGTGTTGGTGACGGGCGCCGAGGCGAAAAACGCGCCAAAGAAGCGCGTCAGCATCAGCGTCTGCAGGTCCTTGGCCGCGGCGCTGCCGAAGCTGAAGCACACGGCGACAAACATGGGCgccaggacggcggcgcggcgcccgTACACCTCGCTGAGCGGCGCCCACAGCAGCGGCCCGAGCCCGAAGCCAAACAGGTACAGCGTCGTGCCCAGCGTCGCCACCTGCGTGCCCACGCCGAACTCGCGCGCAATCTGCCCCGTGCCCGCCGAgtacgccgacgacgcccacgTCGCCGTCATGGTCACGAGCCCGTACAGcagcgtcgtcgacgccttCCTGTGCGTCGCCCAGTTGAGCGGGTGGTACGGGTCGTCGGGGCCCTCGAAGCCCACGAGCTCGGCCTCGCTCGTGCGCACGTGGGCGAGGGGGTGCGTGAAGGTCGGCGCCGGCCGCGAGCGTATCCGCGAGAGCACCGTGTCGCGGCGGGCGAGGCTGCCCGTCGCCGTGGCGCCCGACGTGTTGGACCGGATTTCGCGCAGCGTGGGCCGGTGGCCGTCGAGGTCTTCCGACTtggcttcgtcgtcgtcgccgctgTCGGCCGCCGAGTCGACGtcgttgtcggcggcgggcggcggcggcggcggcggctccgGGTCGtgcttctccttgtccgACATGGCCGGGGCGTGGAAAGGTGCGGAATAGGCTTGTGCTTTGGACCGCTCGCGCAGGAGTGGTCGAGGCGCGCCGCCTGCGTATTTAAATGGCCGATGGACTGGGCGAAGCCGGGCCGACGATCGGCAAACCGGATCCGACGCCGGAAGACGCCGGCAGTTGAGCTACCTGTTGTGTGACTTGTGTCTCCGACGGCGTG
Proteins encoded:
- the NMRAL1_3 gene encoding NmrA-like family domain-containing protein 1 is translated as MSKIFTVFGATGNQGGSVIRAVLADPVLSKEYKLRGVTRDVSKPAAQALTAKGVEMVKADMSSPEAAAPAVQGAHSVFMVTNFWESMSDKIEIAQGKAVTDASKAAGVKHLIFSSLINVTDASNGRLAHVTHFDGKAKIEQYIRGSGLQSTFVQPGLFMSGFFGFIRKQDDGSLAWAMPEGVKADQAQIPLFDAAADTGIFVKAALRSTADGRVIRAATDYYTPSRIVSEFEAVTGKKVAFREVPHEAFKAAFPPAAAQELLENMLLLQAPGYYAGADLKDSLELLGRDKPTTWKAFVEENKAKWE
- the bik6 gene encoding Efflux pump bik6, whose amino-acid sequence is MSDKEKHDPEPPPPPPPAADNDVDSAADSGDDDEAKSEDLDGHRPTLREIRSNTSGATATGSLARRDTVLSRIRSRPAPTFTHPLAHVRTSEAELVGFEGPDDPYHPLNWATHRKASTTLLYGLVTMTATWASSAYSAGTGQIAREFGVGTQVATLGTTLYLFGFGLGPLLWAPLSEVYGRRAAVLAPMFVAVCFSFGSAAAKDLQTLMLTRFFGAFFASAPVTNTGGVLGDLYTPAWRGIAMAGYAMAVVGGPVLGPIVSAAVVEQPSLGWRWTEYLTGILQVVVLGAALVFIDESYPPKLLVYKARRLRHDTGNWALHAQFEEWDVGVGELARKFLLRPLQLLCTPICFLMALYASFCYGILYMQLGAIPIVFGELRGWRPLVATLPFLSILAGAALGCGLNVYNQTLYNRAYHAAGDRAVPEKRLPPMMLGSLLFSAGQFLLGWTARPSVPWIAPCLGLAMLGAGFFTIFQAALNYLVDTFQAHAASAVAANTFLRSCFAGAFPLVVGPLYHNLGVGPGSSITAGFAALLIPVPFVFYRYGRRVRAKSKWSRKSVF